One Fusarium oxysporum f. sp. lycopersici 4287 chromosome 8, whole genome shotgun sequence genomic region harbors:
- a CDS encoding glucosamine-6-phosphate deaminase — protein sequence MDEYVGLPRDDPNSYHSFMWKHFFSHVNIHPSNVHILNGNAASPEAECDAYEEAIKAAGGIDLFLAGIGEDGHIAFNEPGSSLASRTRVKTLAYDTILSNSRFFDNDVSRVPRMALTVGVQTVLEAREVVVIILGARKALALQKCVEQGVNHMWSLSCLQLHPHPMIVVDEDATLELQVKTVKYFKSIEKVAREQGFEQILPSKVRTGNVAIPETKIRRAQSPAIIAPEPIASHLLRETPAGDYSMRTPSPDLFPDRMASRIPEPNLNRRLTPNLEVQTDVPKTKVEMIDSAVAMSPDAPVANLLQPMTANIKTMRSPSPDLVPDRMASRIPEPDLNRRLTPNPELQKKMNTVGAH from the exons ATGGACGAGTACGTCGGTCTTCCTCGAGACGACCCAAACTCCTACCACTCCTTTATGTGGAAGCACTTCTTCTCTCATGTCAACATTCATCCTTCCAACGTCCACATACTTAATGGCAATGCTGCCAGCCCGGAAGCCGAATGTGATGCATACGAGGAAGCTATCAAGGCAGCTGGTGGTATTGATCTCTTCTTGGCCGGTATTGGTGAAGACGGGCACATCGCTTTCAACGAACCCGGATCTAGCCTTGCCAGTCGTACCCGAGTCAAGACATTAGCATACGACACCATTCTTTCCAACTCGCGCTTCTTTGACAACGATGTAAGCCGGGTGCCAAGAATGGCTTTGACTGTGGGCGTCCAAACTGTCCTTGAAGCAAGAGAGGTTGTTGTCATTATCCTGGGAGCCCGCAAGGCGCTTGCATTGCAGAAATGCGTCGAACAAGGCGTCAACCACATGTGGTCGCTATCATGCCTTCAGCTCCACCCTCATCCCATGATTGTCGTCGACGAGGACGCCACATTGGAACTTCAGGTCAAGACAGTGAAG TACTTCAAGAGCATCGAGAAAGTTGCTCGCGAGCAGGGATTCGAGCAGATTCTTCCCTCCAAAGTACGAACTGGCAATGTTGCTATCCCTGAAACCAAGATTCGGAGAGCTCAGAGTCCTGCGATTATCGCTCCGGAGCCGATTGCTTCACACCTCTTGCGAGAGACACCTGCGGGTGACTACTCTATGAGAACCCCTTCGCCCGATTTATTCCCCGACCGAATGGCATCGCGTATTCCGGAACCGAACCTGAACCGCAGACTTACGCCCAACCTCGAAGTTCAGACCGACGTCCCAAAGACGAAAGTTGAGATGATCGATAGCGCCGTCGCCATGTCTCCAGACGCTCCTGTCGCGAATTTGCTTCAACCGATGACCGCAAACATTAAGACAATGCGATCACCGTCGCCAGACCTAGTTCCCGACCGTATGGCCTCTCGCATTCCTGAGCCAGATCTAAACCGCAGGTTGACTCCCAACCCCGAACTTCAGAAGAAAATGAACACCGTCGGGGCGCACTAA
- a CDS encoding acid phosphatase, which produces MSTYNSMSGLPTGASSSEAMAMNFGSAHSQSMNMDVFDQDMTFDESLLDGAALQTLPFGTSYDLDAFSSTFEDPFSYSTRQQFDPPPNQDALHEESSPQEPDNKLLGFSAPVSNATIVNENNQFVEAGMTAELYGMFFVAEDVFGGESTGRPMELTCYRRNLWQCSGQITLPRGIRNIVNEQGQHIQIFELVATIAAIESIEGKATEIISIPWKNANPQGGDDSKGVSAPPTITLDITTGQEIDAHRVSLPISWKRLQFKHATANNGRRKGLQQHYVVQITLLGKTQAGELIKISEIKSGPVIVRGRSPRNFDSRKDVPLTGDKRFERRSTSTSNVDHPTLKLERENSTNFTQRFPPAGNLQPNDWATPGSMTHPLPSPQPVASPHPAKRVALSPTMTRPPIPAWSSDPNNSAKATNSHNNKNSIPRQNASLPINLSLSEDERSPNRSSAELHSPNSGKGYTTAGANRENSPADEGADPLYEYFPLTVDDWMPPVDAVYRPHVVHHTIMPPEMKAQQLKSKAKRYFASD; this is translated from the exons TGATGGAGCTGCACTGCAGACTCTACCTTTCGGCACCTCGTACGACTTGGATGCCTTTTCCTCGACCTTTGAAGATCCCTTCTCATACTCGACTCGACAACAATTCGATCCTCCGCCGAATCAAGATGCCTTGCACGAGGAATCATCTCCCCAGGAGCCCGATAATAAACTTCTTGGGTTCTCCGCTCCCGTTTCCAATGCTACCATTGTCAACGAGAACAACCAATTTGTTGAAGCCGGCATGACGGCTGAATTGTATGGCATGTTCTTCGTTGCCGAGGATGTCTTTGGAGGAGAATCAACCGGACGCCCGATGGAATTGACTTGTTATCGCCGCAACCTCTGGCAGTGTTCGGGGCAGATCACTCTCCCTCGCGGAATCAGGAATATTGTGAATGAACAAGGGCAGCACATTCAAATATTCGAGTTAGTAGCGACTATTGCAGCCATCGAATCCATCGAAGGAAAGGCTACAGAAATAATATCGATCCCCTGGAAAAACGCCAATCCCCAGGGAGGTGATGACTCAAAAGGCGTTTCAGCACCGCCTACTATCACACTGGATATAACGACAGGCCAGGAAATCGACGCACATCGTGTTTCTCTGCCTATATCTTGGAAACGGCTTCAGTTCAAACATGCTACTGCCAACAACGGCAGAAGAAAGGGCTTGCAACAGCACTACGTGGTCCAGATCACCCTGCTGGGAAAGACACAGGCAGGTGAACTCATAAAAATATCGGAGATCAAATCTGGCCCAGTCATTGTTCGTGGCCGGAGTCCTAGAAACTTCGACAGCAGGAAGGACGTTCCTCTTACAGGCGACAAGAGATTTGAGAGGAGAAGCACATCGACGTCAAATGTGGATCACCCAACGCTTAAACTTGAACGGGAGAATTCGACGAACTTCACCCAAAGATTCCCTCCTGCTGGAAATCTCCAG CCGAACGACTGGGCAACACCTGGGTCAATGACCCATCCACTACCCAGTCCTCAACCCGTTGCAAGTCCACATCCGGCAAAACGAGTCGCCTTATCGCCAACAATGACTAGACCCCCGATACCAGCTTGGTCCAGCGATCCAAACAACTCTGCTAAGGCGACAAATTCCCACAATAACAAAAATTCAATCCCACGTCAGAATGCTTCTCTGCCGATCAATCTATCGCTATCAGAAGACGAGAGAAGTCCGAACCGCTCCAGTGCCGAGCTGCACAGTCCCAATTCTGGCAAAGGCTACACCACCGCAGGGGCGAACAGGGAAAACAGTCCTGCAGATGAGGGGGCCGATCCCTTGTACGAATACTTTCCACTGACTGTGGATGATTG GATGCCGCCTGTCGATGCTGTTTATCGGCCTCACGTGGTCCATCACACTATCATGCCACCAGAGATGAAAGCACAACAGCTCAAGAGCAAGGCTAAGCGGTACTTTGCCTCTGACTGA